The genome window GTCGCCGGCGAGGCGCCAGGTCTCTGCCAGCAGCGCGGTGGGACGGTGGCCGCGTACGTCGTCGGTGTTGGCCTTACCGGTGCGTTCCGGGTCTCCGAACAGGCCGAGCAGGTCGTCCCGCAGCTGGAACGCCTCGCCCAGCGGCAGCCCGTACGTGGAGTAGCCCTCACGCAGCCGCGCGTCGGCCCCGGCCAGGGCGCCGCCGATCAGCAGGGGCTGCTCGACGGTGTACTTGGCGGTCTTGTAGCGGATCACCTTCAGCGACGCCTCGGTGTCCAGGTCGGCTCCCGTACGCAGGATCTCCAGGCACTCGCCCGCGACCAGTTCGCGGGCCATCACCGACCACAACGGGCGGGCCCGGGCGAGGTAGGCGACGGGCAGGCCGCTGGTGGCGAACAACTGCCCGGCCAGCGCCATCAGCAGGTCACCGACCAGCATCGCCAGCGACCTGGCGGCTGCCTCAGCTCGCGGACGACGTCGTACGGCGCCGCGCAGAGCGACATGTGCCGCTGGGCGCCCGTGCCGCAGCGGGCTGTCGTCGATGAGGTCGTCGTGCACGACCGCGGCGGCGTGCACCAGCTCCATGGACGCCGCCGCCCGCACCAGCGCGTCGCTGTCCGGCTGCCCGACCGCCCGCCAGCCCCAGTAGCAGAACGCCGCCCGCAACCGTTTGCCGTCCGCGACCGCGGCCTCCAGTTGCTCGGCCACCGGGCCCAGAAGCGGATCGATCTCGGCGAACCGGTCGGCCTCCTGGGCGACGAACCGGCGCACCACCTCATCAATGCGGATCTTGAACGCGGCCGGCTCCCACCGGTCACCCCTCATCAGCGGCCTTCCGAGCCAGGGCGTGCCGGGCCAGGACCTCCAGGTGGGCCGGCGGGACGGCCGCGTACCGGTCCAGCACCAGGCGCCCACGCGCCGCGAGGTCGTTCTCGGCCTGCGCCGCCAGCTCCGCGGCGTCCGAGCGGCGCAGCAGTCCCCGCACCGTCCCCACGGCCGAACCCAGCGTGCTCACCGCCAGATCCGCCAACCCGGCCACAAGCACCGCCTGCTCGTCCAGGCCCCCGCGCCGTCCCGCTTCTCGCGTCATGCTCTCCCCCACCCACAGCACACCCGGACGGCGCCTGTCACGCGCCGTCCGTTCGAGCATCCGTCACTTTGGGCGCGAGAACGGAAGAACTCCCGATCGAGCGATCACATCGATCGGCCGTACGATCACCGCTGCTGCACTGCGGTCCCGCGCTCCACGCCTCTCGAACTCCGATGACACGCACTTGCTGATCAGCAACCTTCAGCGGCAACGATCACCTGACCGTCGCGCCTTCAGCTGCTCCGCTTCGCCCAGAGCGTGGTGGTCGGGCAAGGCGGCTGAAGGCCCAGCGCAGCCGTTCCTGGTCGACGCGGGGCGGCCGGTGCGGTCCAGGCCGTGCGGGTGTGGGCGCTCAGCTGCGCCCAGGCGCTCATCTGCCAGCCACCGCCACACCGTCCGCTCCGACGCACCCGCCAACTCCGCCGCGCCTTCGCCGCTCGTACGTGCCTTCGGCGCCGGTCCGGCGCAGCACAGAGACGCGGAGCACGTCCAGGCCCATGGCGTCGCGGAGTTGGGCTTGGAGAACCCGGACGAATCCGGACTCGGGGAAGTGGACAGCCGGTGGTGCTCCGCGGCGAAGGAGGACAGCCAGTCTCCGCAACCGACGCGATCTTCCGGAACCGGACGACGACTCCTCGGGGCTGACGGCCGACTGCGCCCTTCGGCGCCCGGCAAGCCCACCGACTCGCCGGGCCTGCGTGTTCAGGAGGGCAGGGTCCAGCTCTGGTTGGCCGCTCCGGTGCACGACCAGATCTGCAGGCGGGTGCCGTTGGCCGAACTGGGCCCGGTCGCGTCGAGGCACTTGCCGGACTGCGGATTGACCAGGGAGCCGTTGGCGCCGGGCTGCCAGACCTGTGAGCCCGTCCCGTTGCAGTCGTACAACTGCACCTTGGTGCCGTTGGCCGTGCCGGCCGAGGTCACGTCCATGCACTTGCCGAGCGCACTGAGCGTACCGGCGCTGCCCACGGTCCAGTTCTGCGCGTTGGGGCCGTTGCAGTCGTAGAGCTGTATCGCCGTGCCGTTGGCGGTGCCACCGCCCGCGACGTCCACGCACTTGCCGCCGTACCCGTGGATGGGGCCCGTGACGTTCGCGGGCGGTGGGATCCCCGGACCGGACTGCCCTGCTGCCCACTTGATCTCCTGCAGGAGCAGTTGGTTCTGCTGGGCGCTCGCGAATGTCGACGACAGGGGGGTGTTGGAGGAGTAGTCCAACCCCGTGTGCGACCCCGCTGCGAAGGTAGTCCACAACCGCCTCGGTGATCACCTCGCCAGGCGCCACAGCGGGCACACCCGGCGGATAAGGGCTGATCATTTCCGCAGCGATCCGCCCCACGGCTCGCTCAGCGGATACGTGTTCCGCCGGACCGAAGAAGGCCTCGCGCGGCAGGACGGCCTGCTCCAGCTCCAGCTCCGACGATTCGGGCAGGTGCACGGGCGGCTGCCGCTCGATGGTGTCGCTGTCGTCGGCGAGGGCTCGCAAGGCGTCCACGAGGATCTTCTCGGTGTCGTCATCGTCCGCGTGGGTGATGGACGCACTGATGCGGCAAATGTCGGAGCCGCCGACGTCGACATGGCGCTCGGCGCGCAGCCACTCGGCGGCCTGCATACCGCTGATGCCGAGGTCCCGCACGTCGATCACGATTTTCAGCGGGTCGACATCGGCGGCGAGGCCCTCCTCGACGACCTCCTGGCCCATCGGCCACAGACCCGGCAGGTCGGCGACGGCCGCCCGGACGCGCTCCGCCCGGCGCAGCGCGGCCTCCAGGAGGTCATGCCCGTGCTCGACCATCTGACGCCGCCAGCCGTCGAGCGCCGCAAAGATCAAGGAGGAGGCGCTGGTGGTGCCGAGCAGATCCTCCCGCTCCTTGAGGACCTCCGGCGACACCCGCTCGTACTGCAGGTGGAACACGGAGCTCTGTTCGATCGCGCCGCCCATCTTGTGCACGCTGGTGACGACCAGGTCGGCCTCGGCGTCCATTCCCCAGGCGGGGAGCCCCGGGTGGAACGGCAGGTGCGCGCCCCACGCCTCGTCGACGATCAGGGGGACGTCGAACTTGTGGCACACGCGTGCCACCCCTTGGATGTCCGCGCAGGTGCCCCAGTCGGTGGGCGTGATCAGCAGCATTCCCTTGGCGTCGGGATGCTCCCGCAGACGGCGGCGTACGTCGTCGGACTCGGGCGGGTGGGCGATGTGCCGGTCGGTGTCGAACTTCGGGTGCACCCAGATCGGCTCGACGCCGTTGACGACGACGGCCGCGATCACCGACTTGTGCGCGTTGCGCGACAGCAGCAGCTTCTCTCCCGGCCCGGCCACGGCCAGCATGGCGGTCTTCACCGACAGCGAGCTGCCGCACGTGGAGAAGAACGCCTGCTCCGCGCCGACCGCGTCCGCCATGAGCTCCTGGGCCTGGCTGAGCACGCCCTGCGACTGGCGGCGGTCGTCCAGCCCGTTGAGGGACAGTACGTCGGAGCGGAAGACGTCGATCCCCAGGATGTCCGCCACCCGGGGGTCCACGCCCCTGCCCTGCTTGTGGCCGGGAGGACCGAAGACCACGTCCCCGCGACGCCTGAATTCCTGCAACGCCTCAAGGACGGGAACCCGTGAGTGATCCATGGTCCTTTCCCTTTCCGCGCACGCCCCAGCCATCCGAAGGCTCCGGAGTCCGGCCGTTGACCGGGTTCCATACCTGGCACTCGCGAAACCGGGCTGCTGCCCGGGCACACATGTCCGTCACCGTTGCCGCGACCACGGTCGGCGACGAGCGTGCGGTGCCGGGGTCGCGGGGCGGGTCGCCAGATGGCGAACAGGGCGGCGGCGGGCAGCAGCTCCGCGATGTCACCGCCGTCGGGTGCTCAAAACATGGGCCGAGCGGATCGCGGATCGGCGCGGCCGGTCCGCGGGGGGTCAGCCCGTGACCAGCGTCCAGTGCATGTCATGCAGGGTCTGCCCGATCGGCACGTAATACACGCCGGCCACGCACCACGGCGTCCTGCGGTGACCATCGAGCACGGTGTCCCGGTTGTACGCGGGCGGGCAGGTGACCGTCCGATCGAGCGCCGTGATCATTCCGCGGGCCTCATCGGCTGTGTGGTTGCGGACGCTCGCGAAGACCGGTCCGCCGCTGTCACCGTTGATCGCCGCGACACCGCCCGGAGTCGCAGAGGTGGCGTAGGCGAGGTCGACATCGGGGCGGTAGACATGGTTCGGTCCGGTGACGCCGATGTCGGTCTGAGCGATCCGCACACCGCAGTGCACGCCGCCGTTGGCGCCGTCGGTGCACACGTAGTCGCCGACGTTGTTGTGGCCCCAGCCGACGACGGGTTTGGCGTAACCGTCGGTGCGGCTCGCAGGACCGTCATAGAGCCAGCCGCGGGCCCGCTGCGACGCCGGCTTGATGCCCACCACGTCGTCCTGCGGGGAACGCTGGGAGGCGTCGGTGGTGCCGACCGGGTCGCCGCCCCACCAGGTGGTCCACCGGCCGCCGCCGGCCGAGCCGCAGTGGTAGGCGGACATCAGCATGTACCGACCCGCGGCGTTCTTCACGCTGAAGGAGCCGGAACAGATGCCGCCGGTGGGGTTGCTCAGCGCCGACGCTCCGGTCCAGGGCGAGCGATCGTGCTGCCGGGAGCTCAGGTCCACGCTCTGCAACCGGTGTATCGCGACGGTGTGCAACCCCGCCAGCCGGTCGGCGGCCGCCGCGACCCGCCGGGAGACGTTTCCCTCCGTGACCGCCATGGGGCTGTTCGCCCCACCGGCTGTGCTGTCATAGCCGACCTCCAGACCACTGCCGTCCACCGCCGGCGCGATGCTGGTGATGTGGACGGGGGCCGCGACCCCTGCGATCCGCAGGTTCATCGACGAGCGACCGCGCAGCAACTTCGTGCGGGCCGCGTGGAGTTCGGCCTTGGAGTAGCGGGCGGGGGTGACCTCGGCGGTCACCCCGGAGGGCAGATGGGCGAGGATGTGCCGGACCCGCTGGGGTGGGGTGCCCTTCCAGTACAGGCGCAGGTGGTTGTGGTCGGGGTCGACCTCTATGTCGGCGAAGCCGGGTATTCGCGCCCGGTCGGACTCGGAGAACCCTTGAGTGATCTGATCGGCGACGGCGTCGAGTACCTGCTGACGGTCGTCGATCCGCGCGGCTGCCCGTGCGGCCGGAGCGGGGACGGCGCCTGCCAGAGCCGGGACGACGAACGGCGCGGCGGCTGCGAGGGCCGCGGCGGGCACAAGGAGAGCCATCCATCTGTGGCGCGCAGCGTGCTTCATGTACCGGTGTCTCTCTGCTCGAGCCCAGCATGACGCGAACATGCTCTTACGGTGCAGGTGGGACAGGCAAAGCGGAAGTGACCGCTCCTGCGCACGCATAGCGGGGCGAAGTGGCCTGAGCCGCCCGTAGATCCGCCAAGTCCTTGCCGAGATGGCGTGAACGCTCGCCATGTCACCGTCCCGATGGCGGCCGAGGCGGTGAAGTGGAGAGGGGACCCGGCACGGCTGGACACCCCAGGCGGAGTGCCCGGGTCACACCCGGCGGACCGGTTCCTTGACGCCCAGTTCCACCGCCCCGGGTTCATCATGGCTGAGGCCTCTGGTTTGACGGAGCTGTCCAGGAACGAACCGCACGGAGGTCTCCGTGTCCTGTCTCACGGTGATGCCCGGTTGACCGTTCACGGCGGGCGGCTGCTCGTCCCGACGTGTTGGATCCGGCCGGGCCCGGCGCCGATGTCGCCGCCGGGTTGGACATGTCCCGCACCGCAGCGCACAAGTGCATGCGCCTCCGGCGGGCTGACGGGAAAGCCGGGCTGACCGACCGTTCCCCACGAGTTCCGGCAAACCTGCGCAGGTCAGAGCCTCGTCTCAGGTGCTCAGGCGCCGCCGGGCGACGAGGACGGCGATGTCGTCGTCGAGCTCGCCGCCGCTGTAGGCGATCAGGTCGCGGTGGAGATGCTCGAGGAGCTGGTGGGGCGCCTCGCCGCTCCATGAGCGGATGCGTGCGGCGAAGGGATAGAAGGCGCCGGAGCGGTCGCGGGTCTCCGTGACCCCGTCGGTGTACAGCAGGATCTGGTCTCCGGGGTGGAAGGGGGCGAGGTCGACGTGGTATCCGTCGCTCACCAGCATGCCCAGGTTGAGCGGCGG of Streptomyces cynarae contains these proteins:
- a CDS encoding polyprenyl synthetase family protein: MRGDRWEPAAFKIRIDEVVRRFVAQEADRFAEIDPLLGPVAEQLEAAVADGKRLRAAFCYWGWRAVGQPDSDALVRAAASMELVHAAAVVHDDLIDDSPLRHGRPAAHVALRGAVRRRPRAEAAARSLAMLVGDLLMALAGQLFATSGLPVAYLARARPLWSVMARELVAGECLEILRTGADLDTEASLKVIRYKTAKYTVEQPLLIGGALAGADARLREGYSTYGLPLGEAFQLRDDLLGLFGDPERTGKANTDDVRGHRPTALLAETWRLAGDDDRERLHALLGRRRLDADALDAVREVMRRLKAPDRVEDMISARVEEALDALHDLNAPAHADAALTALAQSAADRLS
- a CDS encoding polyprenyl synthetase, with the translated sequence MTREAGRRGGLDEQAVLVAGLADLAVSTLGSAVGTVRGLLRRSDAAELAAQAENDLAARGRLVLDRYAAVPPAHLEVLARHALARKAADEG
- a CDS encoding S1 family peptidase; translated protein: MALLVPAAALAAAAPFVVPALAGAVPAPAARAAARIDDRQQVLDAVADQITQGFSESDRARIPGFADIEVDPDHNHLRLYWKGTPPQRVRHILAHLPSGVTAEVTPARYSKAELHAARTKLLRGRSSMNLRIAGVAAPVHITSIAPAVDGSGLEVGYDSTAGGANSPMAVTEGNVSRRVAAAADRLAGLHTVAIHRLQSVDLSSRQHDRSPWTGASALSNPTGGICSGSFSVKNAAGRYMLMSAYHCGSAGGGRWTTWWGGDPVGTTDASQRSPQDDVVGIKPASQRARGWLYDGPASRTDGYAKPVVGWGHNNVGDYVCTDGANGGVHCGVRIAQTDIGVTGPNHVYRPDVDLAYATSATPGGVAAINGDSGGPVFASVRNHTADEARGMITALDRTVTCPPAYNRDTVLDGHRRTPWCVAGVYYVPIGQTLHDMHWTLVTG